A region of the Vibrio chagasii genome:
CATCTCTTTCACTTTTGCTTTCTTGTCTTGCTCAGACATATCACGCAGTCCAAATGCCACGTTCTGATTTACGGTAAGGTGCGGAAACAATGCATAATCTTGGAAGATCATGCCGATGTTACGTTGCTCTGGTGGTAGCCAATTCTTACCATCATCAATAGTCTGACAGTTAAGATTCATTACCCCATGGCTCAACGGAAGTAATCCAGCAATCGCCTTTAGTAAGGTTGTTTTACCACAGCCACTAGCGCCAAGTAGGCATACGATCTCGCCATGTTCAACTTCAAGAGAAAGTGACTCGAGAACCGTTTGAGACTCATACTTACAAGTCAGATCTTTAATAGATAATGCACAGCTCATTAGTTTTTTTGCTCCAAAGAACGGTTGACGATGATCAATGGGATTAGACCCACCAGTACAAGTAACACAGCAGGCATCGCAGCCAGCTCTAGATGCTCGTCTGAGGCATAGTTATAAACATAGGTAGCTAGAGTTTCAAAGTTAAACGGACGCAGCAATAGCGCTGCATTCAACTCTTTCATCGATTCGAGAAACACCAATAGTCCTGCAATCAAAGCACCACGCTTAATCAGAGGCAAATGCACTCGGCGTAACATCTGGTTGGTGTTACAACCCATGGTCTTTGAAGCCATATCCAAAGACGGCGACACTTTACTTAGGCTACTTTCCACACTGCCGATAGCAACCGCAGAAAAACGCACTACCATCGCAAAAATAAGCGCGAACATAGAGCCAGAGAAGATCAGCCCCGGACGTCCCCACTCCATCACTTTCGCAATATCATTAATTAAGTGGTCCATGAACAAAACCGGCACCATCACACCAATTGCCAACACGGTGCCGGGTACGGCATAACCCATAGAAGCAAGACGCGTGTATGCCTGACTTCTCTTGCCTGGGCTTACTCGCTGATTAAAGTTCACAATGAGAGCAATGATCACACCGATGATCGCAGCCACAATAGAAACATATAAGCTGTTAACCGCGTATTCTCTAAATTCTGGAGTCCAGCTTTGACCGAAGTATTTATAAGCATAAATAATTAACTGACCAAGCGGGAACAAAAATGCGACGCAGACTAGCCCCCAACACCAAAACATTGCTAGCCATTTTTTCCAACCAGACAGGTCATAACGAAAATCTTCACTACTACTGAATTGATTTTGAAATAGCTTCTGTTTACGGCGACTGTATCGCTCCGAGCTTAACAATAGAATCACGATAACCAACATGATTGCCGATATTTTCGCCGCCGCGGTCAAGCTTGAGTAGCCTAACCAGGTATCATAAACCGCCGTTGTTAAGGTGTTCACCGCAAAGTAGCTGACCGTGCCGAAGTCACCGATAGTTTCCATGGCAACAAGTGATAAACCGACAGCCATTGATGGGCGCACAAGCGGCAAAGAGATGCGGCGGAAGCTTTCCCAAGGTGAGCATTTCAATAATCTAGCGGATTGGAGTAGAGAGACGTTCTGCTCCATGAATGCAGCACGGCACAACAGGTATACATAAGGGTATAGAACAAGTGACAGAACAATAATTGCGCCAGACAAGGTTCTAATGTCCGGGAACCAATACTCCCCAGGCCCCCAGCCAGTTAGGTCGCGAAGCAGAATCTGCACAGGCCCGGCGAAGTCAAACCAATCGGTAAAGATGTATCCAACAATATAAGCTGGCATTGCGAGTGGCAAAACTAATGCCCACTGCAACACTTTCTCACCCGGCAAGCGACACATCGCCATGATCCAAGCTGAGGGGATACCAAATAGCAGCGACAAGAACATGGTTCCTATCACTAAAACGACAGTGTTATAAGCGTAAGTCGGCATCACTGTGGACATCAAATGAGAAAACAGCTCATTTGTTTCACCCACAGCGGTGGTGAATATCGCTAAGATCGGAAAAACCAGTAGTAAAGCTATCAAACCACTACTGGTGTTCCATAAATAATTCTTTTCTTTCATCGCCTAATTACAACGAGGCTTAATGAAACACAAATGCAGTTGCAAATACATCTCATGCCCTTTTAGTGGTGGGGGTTATTTATACCCATATACGGTAATGACTTCAAGGAGCTGTGCTAATAACTCTCAAGATCAAACGAGAGCTTTGTTTCAAAAAGTGACTTAACTAAAAACAAAACAACCTCAAGTACCCAAAACGGCAACTTGAGGTTGTTAAATCTAATATTGGCCGAAGCCTATATTAATAATTACAGGTCGAATTTAACTTCGTCTAGAAGCTTGATTGCAGCTTCGTGGTGATCTGCAATTTGGTCTAGAGAGATAGTATCTGCTTTGAATTCTCCCCAAGAAGCTACTAGCTCAGAAGGTTTAACATCAGCTTTAACTGGGTATTCGTAGTTTACTTCTGCGTACATACCTTGTGCTGTGTTACCAGATAGGAATTCCATTAGCTTAACTGCGTTCTCTTTGTTTGGAGAGTACTTAGCCATTGCCATACCAGAGATGTTTACGTGAGTGCCTGTCGTCTCTTGGTTAGGGAAGTTAATGTAAACAGCGTCAGCCCAAGCTTTTTGCTCTTTATCGTTAACCATCTTACCTAGGTAGTAGCTGTTACCAAGAGAAACGTCACATAGACCTTCTTTGATAGCTTTAACTTGTGCACGGTCGTTACCTTGAGGCTTACGAGCTAGGTTTGCTTTTACGCCTTCTAACCACTCTTTAGTTTCCGCTTCACCTTTGTGAGCAATCATAGAAGATACTAGAGAAACGTTGTATGGGTGCTTACCGCTACGAGTACAGATTTTACCTTTGAATTCAGGCTTCGCTAGATCAGCGTAAGTGAAGTCTTCACCTAGACGGCCAACGCGGTCACGTGAAGAGTAAACGCTACGAGTACGTGTTGTTAGAGCAAACCACTCGTTGTCTGTATCTTGGTATTGAGCCGGGATGTTCTTTTCTAGAACGTCGCTGTTTACCGCTTGAACTAAGCCTTTTTCAGTTAGCTCAGATAGACGGCTGATATCAACTGTTAATACCACGTCTGCAGGGCTGTATTCACCCTCTTGAGCTAGCTTTTCTGCCAAACCTTTCTTAGCAAACTTAACATTTACCTCAATACCCGTCTCCTTTGTGAACTCATCGAACATTGGCTCAACAAGGAAAGGTTGGCGGTAAGAGTATACGTTTACTTCTTCTGCAGCCATTGCTGCTGGTGCGATAGTGCTGCACGCAAGAGCTGAAAGAGTTAGCAGTTTTTTCATGGTAAAATCCTTTATATCGAAATGATAATCTATATCAGTTGCGTTATTATATTCATCAATAACACAATTACAATGATATCCGACAAAAAAATTGTTCGCTCTGCGCCATCAGCCTCGCACTTTTGTAACAATCTATTTCAAAGTGACCGCTTATTCTTGCGAAGAGTTGCCGGCTAGCTCGGTTTATCTAAATCAATCAAAACGACTCGACCATTAATAACAAAACCCCACAACCAATGGCTATGGGGTTTTCTTTGTCCTGCCTAACCCGTTCAGGTTAGACAAATGCTATTGATTATTTTACTGATACAAACTCTGGGTAAGCACCAACACCACAATCGTGCATGTCCATACCTTCTAGCTCTTCGTCTTCACTTACACGGATACCGATTGTTGCTTTAAGTACAGCCCATACCGCCAGGCTCGCACCGAATACCCAAGCAAAGATTACTGCTGCACCGAATAGTTGAGCACCGAATGTAGCGTCTGCATTGCTTAGTGGCACAGCCATTAGACCGAAGAAACCACACACACCGTGCACTGAGATTGCACCTACTGGATCATCAATCTTAGCTTTATCTAGAGCGATGATGCTGAATACAACCAATGCGCCAGATACCGAACCAATTGCTACTGCAAATAGAGGTGATGGTGATAGAGGGTCTGCAGTGATTGCTACTAGGCCAGCCAACGCACCGTTAAGAATCATGGTTAGGTCCGCTTTACCCCAGGTTGTCTTACATACTAGTAGTGCTGCGATTGCACCCGCTGCTGCTGCTGCGTTGGTGTTAAGGAAGATTTGACCCACTGCTGTTGCGTTCTCAAAATCTGAAACCATCAGTTGAGAGCCGCCGTTGAAACCGAACCAACCAAACCAAAGGATGAACGTACCTAATGTAGCAAGTGGCATGTTTGAACCAGGAATTGGGTAGATTTCACCATTTTTACCGTATTTACCTTTACGAGCACCAAGTAATAGAACACCCGCTAACGCTGCTGCTGCACCCGCCATGTGTACGATACCTGAGCCTGCAAAATCACTGAAGCCTGCTTCTGATAGGAAACCACCACCCCAAGTCCAGTAACCTTCCATTGGGTAAATAAATGCAGTTAGTACTACAGAGAAGATTAGGAATGACCAAAGCTTCATACGTTCAGCTACTGCACCTGATACCACAGACATTGCGGTTGCAACGAATACTACCTGGAAGAAGAAGTCTGATTCTAAAGAGTGGTCTGCGCCTTCACCTTGAGTACCAATCAGACTACCGAATGATGGTAACCAACCGCCTTCGCCGTTATCGACATACATAATGTTGTAACCAACGACTAAGAACGCAGTACATGCAATCGCGTACAAGCAGATATTCTTAGTTAAAATCTCTGTGGTGTTCTTTGAACGAACTAGGCCAGCTTCTAACATTGCGAAGCCTGCTGCCATCCACATTACCAACGCACCTGAAATGAGGAAGAAAAAAGTGTCTAGTGCGTAACGTAGTTCCGTTACTGTTGTTGTAAGTTCCATATTAAAGTCTCCAGTCCTTGTAATTCTTTAAAGTGCTTCTGCATCCATTTCACCAGTACGGATTCGTACAGCTTGGCTTAGGTCATACACAAAAATCTTACCGTCACCGATTTTGCCTGTGTGTGCTGCTTGGCTGATCGCTTCAACAACTCGGTCAACGTTTTCAGCTTGAGTAGCAATCTCTAGCTTCACCTTTGGAAGGAAGTCGACTTGGTATTCCGCACCACGATATAATTCAGTGTGTCCTTTCTGACGACCAAAGCCTTTCACTTCAGAGACCGTCATACCTTCAATACCCACATCAGACAGCGCTTCACGTACGTCATCTAATTTGAATGGCTTAACAATGGCATTTATTAGTTTCATATTCGTTCCTTAAATTCTTCACTAATTCCGTTAATTCTCTTATTACAATCCAAGTTGTGTGCCAAAAAGTTAACTTGTTGATTTTTAATAATATGAAGATAATTAAGCACTAATAAAAAAAAAGGCCGCACCAATTTGGTGCGACCTTTTCACTATCTTAATGCGTAACTCTATTATTGCTCCAGTTTTGGGCAACGGAGTCTTAAGCACTGTTATAACAACGGCTAGTACCCTAGAAACTCAACCCAGCGCTCGATTAGCAACTCGAAGTCGTCAATTCCACAGCTTGCTTGGCTCTCGCAGTTGTAAAAGTCGAACTCACTGCCCTCTTCCATTTCTTGCTCATGACCTAACACGTTTTCTTGAATCGTTACTTCATCTTCATTGATCGCTAGACTGATCTCTTTACCAAGTAACGTCACTTCGTTGCTCAGATCCTGTCGTGATTGCTCGATAAGCGCCATCACATGATCTAATTTCTGCTTATCTTTACCGATCTCTTCTTGTAACCAGCGGCCAACGATTTCATGTCCCATGCTGCATTTCACGTAGTACTCACCCATCAGAGTGTTTCTTGTAAATTCGAATTCCATAGTGGCTCCACGCAGTAACTGCAGACAGGGTTAAAAATGAGGCGAGAGTATATAGTGAAGTGATCAATAGATCGAGTCACTCGTAGCCCAGTATTCAGACATAAAAAAACGCCTTCTACGAATAGAAGGCGTTTAATTAGTTACTTAGTCAATCAGCGATTATGCTGGTTCTTGGAAAATAACTGTATCGGCTTTTTCCGTGTACTGACCCATTTTATGGAAGTTCAGGTAACGGTATGTATCTGCAGCCGTTGCATTGATCTTATCCGCGTACTCTAGGTACTCTTCTTTAGTTGGAATACGACCAAGAATCGCACCAACCGCAGAAAGTTCAGCAGATGCTAGGTAAACGTTAGCACCTGTACCCAAACGGTTCGGGAAGTTACGAGTAGACGTAGACATTACTGTCGACTGGTCTGCAACACGTGCTTGGTTACCCATACATAGAGAACAACCCGGAGTTTCGATACGAACCCCGGCACGACCGAAGATACCGTAGTAGCCTTCTTCTGTTAGCTGGTCTTTATCCATCTTAGTTGGCGGAGCCACCCATAGACGAGTGCTTAGCGAGCCGTTGAACTCTTCAAGCATCTTACCTGCAGCACGGAAGTGACCAATGTTGGTCATACAAGAACCGATAAACACTTCTTGGATCTCTGTGCCTTGAACATCAGAAAGAAGACGAGCATCATCTGGATCGTTTGGTGCACATAGGATTGGCTGATCGATGTCAGCAAGGTCGATTTCGATAACGTGAGCGTATTCAGCATCTGAATCGGCAGACAGCAACTCAGGGTTCGCTAGCCACTCTTCCATTGCCGTAATACGACGTTCGATAGTACGTACATCACCGTAGCCTTCAGCGATCATCCACTTAAGCATAACGATGTTTGAGTTCAGGTACTCTTCGATAGACTCTTGAGACAGCTTAACTGTACAACCTGCCGCTGAACGTTCAGCTGAAGCGTCAGAAAGTTCGAACGCTTGCTCAACAGATAGGTGCTCAACACCTTCGATTTCTAGCACTCGACCAGAGAATTCGTTGATCTTACCTGCTTTCTCTACGGTTAGTAGACCTTGCTTGATGCCGTATAGAGGGATTGCATGTACTAGGTCACGTAGCGTGATACCTGGCTGCATTTCACCTTTAAAGCGAACCAAGATAGATTCAGGCATATCAAGAGGCATAACACCTGTTGCTGCCGCGAATGCAACTAGACCAGAACCCGCAGGGAATGAGATCCCTAGAGGGAAACGAGTATGCGAGTCACCACCTGTACCTACAGTATCAGGAAGAAGCATACGGTTTAGCCATGAGTGGATAACACCATCACCAGGACGTAGTGAAACACCGGCACGGTTCATGATGAAATCAGGTAGCGTATGGTGCGTATTAACATCAACTGGTTTCGGGTATGCCGATGTGTGACAGAAAGACTGCATCACTAGGTCAGCAGAGAAGCCAAGACAAGCAAGGTCTTTAAGCTCATCACGCGTCATAGGACCAGTAGTATCTTGAGAACCTACTGTCGTCATCTTAGGCTCACAGTATTGACCCGCGCGAACGCCTTCAACACCACATGCTTTACCAACCATCTTCTGAGCTAGTGTATAGCCTTTATCAGATGCAGATGGATCAACAGGCTTAGCAAATAGGTCTGTTTCTTCTAGACCAAGAGAAGCACGAGCACGACCTGTTAAACCACGACCGATGATAAGTGGGATACGACCACCAGCACGAACTTCATCCAGCAATACTTTGCTTAGTTCGAAGCTAGAGATCTCTTCACCGTTTTTACGTACAACACCTTCATATGGGAAAATATCGATAACATCGCCCATGTTCATGTTTTGAACGTCTAATTCAATCGGAAGTGCGCCTGAATCTTCCATCGTGTTGTAGAAGATTGGAGCAATTTTACCACCAAGACAAACACCGCCAGTGCGCTTGTTTGGTACGAACGGGATATCTTCACCCATGAACCAAAGTACTGAGTTCGTCGCAGACTTACGAGAAGAACCTGTACCAACAACATCACCTACGTAAGCAAGCTGAATGCCGTCTTTTTGCAGTTCTTCGATTTGAGCGATTGGGCCAACCGTACCTGGTTGATCTGGGTTGATGCCATCACGTTCCATCTTCAGCATCGCTTTTGCGTGTACTGGAATATCTGGACGAGACCATGCATCAGGTGCTGGAGATAGGTCATCGGTGTTCGTTTCACCAGTGACTTTGAATACTTTTACAGTGATCTTTTCAGCGACTTTATCTTTCGCTGTGAACCATTCTGCATCAGCCCAAGATTGAAGGACTTGTTGCGCTGGTTCGTTACCAGCTTTAGCTTTCTCTTCTACGTCGTAGAACGCATCAAACATCAGTAGAGTGTGAGACAGTGCTTTCACAGCGATTGGAGCAAGCTCAGCATCATCAAGTAGAGATACTAGAGATTCGATGTTGTAACCACCTTGCATAGTACCAAGCAATTCTGCAGCTTTTGCTTTGCTTACTAGTGGAGATGCTACTTCACCTTTAGTGATAGCCGTTAGGAAGCCCGCTTTTACATAGGCAGCTTCATCTACGCCTGGTGGAATGCGGTTTTCTAGTAGGTCAAGAATGGTTTCTTCTTCACCTTGAGGTGGGTTCTTCAGAAGTTCAACTAGGCCAGCTACCTGCTCAGCATCTAGTGGTTTTGGAACAACTCCTTCGGCAGCACGTTCTTCGACGTGTTTACGGTAGGCTTCAAGCACGACTTTTTTCCTCTCATTGCGGTTCACTTCTCACCTTCATAATTGTTAGTAAAATAAAGAAGTGAACATCCTTGGAAACTTGGCTCTCCATTGCC
Encoded here:
- a CDS encoding Fe(3+) ABC transporter substrate-binding protein; translated protein: MKKLLTLSALACSTIAPAAMAAEEVNVYSYRQPFLVEPMFDEFTKETGIEVNVKFAKKGLAEKLAQEGEYSPADVVLTVDISRLSELTEKGLVQAVNSDVLEKNIPAQYQDTDNEWFALTTRTRSVYSSRDRVGRLGEDFTYADLAKPEFKGKICTRSGKHPYNVSLVSSMIAHKGEAETKEWLEGVKANLARKPQGNDRAQVKAIKEGLCDVSLGNSYYLGKMVNDKEQKAWADAVYINFPNQETTGTHVNISGMAMAKYSPNKENAVKLMEFLSGNTAQGMYAEVNYEYPVKADVKPSELVASWGEFKADTISLDQIADHHEAAIKLLDEVKFDL
- the glnK gene encoding P-II family nitrogen regulator, with protein sequence MKLINAIVKPFKLDDVREALSDVGIEGMTVSEVKGFGRQKGHTELYRGAEYQVDFLPKVKLEIATQAENVDRVVEAISQAAHTGKIGDGKIFVYDLSQAVRIRTGEMDAEAL
- a CDS encoding ammonium transporter translates to MELTTTVTELRYALDTFFFLISGALVMWMAAGFAMLEAGLVRSKNTTEILTKNICLYAIACTAFLVVGYNIMYVDNGEGGWLPSFGSLIGTQGEGADHSLESDFFFQVVFVATAMSVVSGAVAERMKLWSFLIFSVVLTAFIYPMEGYWTWGGGFLSEAGFSDFAGSGIVHMAGAAAALAGVLLLGARKGKYGKNGEIYPIPGSNMPLATLGTFILWFGWFGFNGGSQLMVSDFENATAVGQIFLNTNAAAAAGAIAALLVCKTTWGKADLTMILNGALAGLVAITADPLSPSPLFAVAIGSVSGALVVFSIIALDKAKIDDPVGAISVHGVCGFFGLMAVPLSNADATFGAQLFGAAVIFAWVFGASLAVWAVLKATIGIRVSEDEELEGMDMHDCGVGAYPEFVSVK
- a CDS encoding ABC transporter permease is translated as MKEKNYLWNTSSGLIALLLVFPILAIFTTAVGETNELFSHLMSTVMPTYAYNTVVLVIGTMFLSLLFGIPSAWIMAMCRLPGEKVLQWALVLPLAMPAYIVGYIFTDWFDFAGPVQILLRDLTGWGPGEYWFPDIRTLSGAIIVLSLVLYPYVYLLCRAAFMEQNVSLLQSARLLKCSPWESFRRISLPLVRPSMAVGLSLVAMETIGDFGTVSYFAVNTLTTAVYDTWLGYSSLTAAAKISAIMLVIVILLLSSERYSRRKQKLFQNQFSSSEDFRYDLSGWKKWLAMFWCWGLVCVAFLFPLGQLIIYAYKYFGQSWTPEFREYAVNSLYVSIVAAIIGVIIALIVNFNQRVSPGKRSQAYTRLASMGYAVPGTVLAIGVMVPVLFMDHLINDIAKVMEWGRPGLIFSGSMFALIFAMVVRFSAVAIGSVESSLSKVSPSLDMASKTMGCNTNQMLRRVHLPLIKRGALIAGLLVFLESMKELNAALLLRPFNFETLATYVYNYASDEHLELAAMPAVLLVLVGLIPLIIVNRSLEQKN
- a CDS encoding YacL family protein encodes the protein MEFEFTRNTLMGEYYVKCSMGHEIVGRWLQEEIGKDKQKLDHVMALIEQSRQDLSNEVTLLGKEISLAINEDEVTIQENVLGHEQEMEEGSEFDFYNCESQASCGIDDFELLIERWVEFLGY
- the acnB gene encoding bifunctional aconitate hydratase 2/2-methylisocitrate dehydratase translates to MLEAYRKHVEERAAEGVVPKPLDAEQVAGLVELLKNPPQGEEETILDLLENRIPPGVDEAAYVKAGFLTAITKGEVASPLVSKAKAAELLGTMQGGYNIESLVSLLDDAELAPIAVKALSHTLLMFDAFYDVEEKAKAGNEPAQQVLQSWADAEWFTAKDKVAEKITVKVFKVTGETNTDDLSPAPDAWSRPDIPVHAKAMLKMERDGINPDQPGTVGPIAQIEELQKDGIQLAYVGDVVGTGSSRKSATNSVLWFMGEDIPFVPNKRTGGVCLGGKIAPIFYNTMEDSGALPIELDVQNMNMGDVIDIFPYEGVVRKNGEEISSFELSKVLLDEVRAGGRIPLIIGRGLTGRARASLGLEETDLFAKPVDPSASDKGYTLAQKMVGKACGVEGVRAGQYCEPKMTTVGSQDTTGPMTRDELKDLACLGFSADLVMQSFCHTSAYPKPVDVNTHHTLPDFIMNRAGVSLRPGDGVIHSWLNRMLLPDTVGTGGDSHTRFPLGISFPAGSGLVAFAAATGVMPLDMPESILVRFKGEMQPGITLRDLVHAIPLYGIKQGLLTVEKAGKINEFSGRVLEIEGVEHLSVEQAFELSDASAERSAAGCTVKLSQESIEEYLNSNIVMLKWMIAEGYGDVRTIERRITAMEEWLANPELLSADSDAEYAHVIEIDLADIDQPILCAPNDPDDARLLSDVQGTEIQEVFIGSCMTNIGHFRAAGKMLEEFNGSLSTRLWVAPPTKMDKDQLTEEGYYGIFGRAGVRIETPGCSLCMGNQARVADQSTVMSTSTRNFPNRLGTGANVYLASAELSAVGAILGRIPTKEEYLEYADKINATAADTYRYLNFHKMGQYTEKADTVIFQEPA